The Streptococcus sanguinis genomic sequence ATGCAGACCAGTCGTCATCTTGTCCAGCTCACGGTAGCCAGTCGCAATCCCAGTGATATCTGATGTCTGCAGAGACCGAGCCTCCAGATTGCCAAAGTTAAGATTCAGCACATCACGGATATTTTTAAAACCGCTGCGGTTAGCTGTTTCACTGACATCAATCAGAGCTTTTTCAGCTCCGGCAATAATTTCCTCTGACAGACGGTCACCATCGTAGGCTTGATTGATAGACTCTGTCAGACGCGAAATCAGCCGCCTTAGAATAGCCTTTTCTGCAACGATTTTAGCATAGTATTCAGCATTGGCAGAGGTTGGCACAGAATTGACCACTTCCACCAAGTAGCTGAGACCGCCGATATTCTGCAAGTCACCCTGACTGTCTAAAATATTGCGAACAGTCGTTGCATCAATGGCATCGCCGCGGTCAGCCAAGTCAATCATAGCCTTGAAAATCAAGCGATTGGCATACTTAAAGAAGTCAGCAGGCTCGATATACTCACGAACAAAGACCAGTTTGCTCTCATCAATGAAAATGGCTCCTAAAACGGACTGCTCCGCTAAAATATCCTGAGGCTGAGCTCGGAGTTCATCAATCTCTGCCATCGGTAAATCCTTCCTTCAAATCACTATTATCCTTCTTTAACCCGCAAACGAATCACCCCAGTTATATCCTGATAAATTTTCACTGGAACATCGATCAGACCAATGGAGCGAATCGGTGAGTCCACCTTAATATGGCGCTTGTCAATTTTAATGCCAAACTGCTTCTGCAGCTCTTCTGCTATTTTCTTGCTGGTAATAGAGCCAAAGGTGCGGCCGTCCGGACCAACTTTTTCAGTAAATTCAACAAGAGTAGCTTCTTCTGCTAACTTAGCTTTAATAGCCTGAGCTTCTGCCACTAGTTCAGCGTGGGCTTTTTCTTCAGACTTTTGCTTACCGCGCAGCTCACCGATAGCCTGCGCTGTTGCTTCCTTGGCTAAATTTTTCTTAATCAGAAAATTTTGAGCATAGCCAGTCGGCATTTCCTTGATTTCGCCTTTTTTGCCCTTGCCTTTTACATCTGCTAAAAAAATTACTTTCATACTTTTTTCTCCTCGTCTATTATTACTTCCTCTTTAATGACTTGATCCATAATTTCTTGATTCAACGACTGAAGGACCTCAGAAACTGTTTTACCTTCAATTTGAGCTGCCGCCAGATTGAAATGACCGCCACCGCCCAGCTTTTCCATAATTCGCTGAACATTGATCTTGCTGCGACTGCGAGCCGAAATAGACACATAACCTTTGGTATTCTTGCTCACGACAAAAGTAGCTTCAATTCCTGACATGGAGAGCATGGTATCAGCTGCCTTACTGATGACAACCGTATCATAAGTGTTCTCCTCTGGACCAGCTGCTACAATGACATTAGGCAAAATCTTCTTACCATTTAAAATCAGCTCATTAATCGCACGATATTCCTCAAAATTCGTAGCTGAAATGTCCTGAATCACAACACTGTCACTGCCCCGAGTTCGTAGATAGCTGGCCACATCAAAGGTCCGACTGGTGACTCGAGATGAAAATCCTTTGGTGTCAAGCATAATCCCCGCCATGAGAATGCTGGCTTGCATCTTACTGAGACGGTTCTTTTTAGAATTCTGGAACTGAATCAGCTCCGTCACCAACTCACTAGCACTGCTAGCCCCACTTTCGATATAGGCAATCACAGCATTTTCCGGAAAATCTTCATCACGGCGATGGTGGTCGACTACGATAATCTGACTGAATTGATCAAAGAAATCCTTAGACAGAGTCAGAGATATCTTGGAGTGATCAACCATAATCAAAAGAGAACGATTGGTCACCATATTTACTGCTTCAGAAAGCGGCACCAGATAGTCAGCCCCTTCCTGCTGGAGCTTTGTAATGGACCGCTCAATATCAGAAGCCATCTGAGACGGATCATAGACCACATAAGTTTTCTCGATGATATTACTAGCAAAAAGCTGCATACCAAGAGAAGAACCCAAGGCATCCATATCCAGATTTTTATGTCCGACTACAAATACCTGATCCACACTCTTAATCTTATCAGAGATCGCAGTCATCATAGCCCGAGTTCGGGTGCGCGTCCGCTTAACAGCTGACGCCGTTCCTCCACCAAAGAAAATTGGGTTCATGTTGTCGTTATTTTCTTTGACGACAGCTTGATCCCCACCCCGAACTTCAGCTAAGTTGAGGTTAAGCAGGGCTACCCGACCGATTTCATCATGATTGCCATCACCATAAGAAAAGCCCATACTAAGTGTCAGTGACAGCTCTCGATTTTTAGCTTCCGTCCGGAATTGATCAATGATAGAAAATTTATTTTCCATCAGCTGTTCCAGCACTGTGTAATCCGTAAAAAGATAGAACCGATCCATGCCAACCCGACGGTAAAACATGTGAAACTGCTCAGAAAATTCTGCTACGAAGTTGGCCACAAAGCTATTGATATGACTGATATCCGTGTCTGAAACGACATCTTCCAAATCATCATAATTATCCACAGAGATAATCCCAATCACCGGGCGCGTTGTCACCAGACCAACAGTGGCTTCGTATTCATTGGATGCATCAAAAAAATAAAACACACTGGATGCACGGTCCAAGTAAACCGAATATTTCTTGTCTCCAACCGTAGCATAATGACCAGAGTCTGAATAAGCAGCCTTCATGATATTCTTGAGCATATCAGCATCAAAATCACCATCTTCGGTTGTAAAAATCAGTTCTGCATATGGATTAAACCACTCTACATCACTACTATCTTCACTGATTTTAATGACACCAACTGGCATCTTATCCAGCAAGGAAGCGAGGCTTCCTTCTGCTTGATGATTGACATAATGAATCTGCTCAATCTCATCTAGCTCGGATACTCTCTGTTGCTGGATAAAAAGCACAATCAAAAGAGCCAGCACAAGCATGAGAGCAGCTAGCATGGCCAAACTATCACCAAAAAGCCTCAGACAGATGGCTAAGATTATAAAGGAAATTAGACCCGCCATCGCCAAGTGAATTGGGGCAAAACGAAATTTTTTCATCATAGACCTCTTATTCCGCCATTTTACCATAAATCCTAGAAAAAAGCGAATTTCTCCCAATAATCAAAGCATTTAACAATGGTAAAGGAAGCGAAAAACAGTCTTTCAAAGTTTACAATCTTGTCAACCCCTTGTAACTTTACACAAAAAGGCTGCTTCCCAAAGGAAACTCAGCCTTTTACAAGAGTTACTTCGCTTGATTTTTAGAAATACTTCTAGACTTGCCTTCTAGGTAAACCATCAAAATAGAAATATCTGCTGGATTGACACCAGAAATACGACTAGCCTGACCAATTGTTTCTGGATTGATTTTCTTAAACTTCTGTCGCGCTTCTGTCGCAATCGAGTCAATATCATCCCAATCAATGTTAGCTGGAATCCGCTTCTCTTCCATACGCTTCATCTTTTCAACCTGATCGAGAGCTTTGGAAATATAGCCTTCGTACTTAATCTCTGTCTCAATCAGCTCGATAATCTTCTCATCAAGCTCCTCTGCAGCCGGACCAATGAACTGAACTACATCTTGGTAAGACACTTCCGGACGCCGCATAAATTCTTTGGCAGTCACTGCATCCGTCAGAGGCTTAAAACCAAGGGCTTCTACCTTAGCATTTGTTTCCTTGACAGGTTTTAGCTTGATCGATTCCAAACGCTTCATCTCATTATCAAATTGATTCTTTTTAATCTCAAAACGAGCCCAGCGCTCATCATCTACCAGACCAATTTCTCGTCCCATCTCTGTCAAACGCATGTCAGCATTGTCATGACGGAGAATCAGACGGTACTCAGCTCGACTGGTCAAGAGTCGGTAAGGTTCTACCGTCCCCTTGGTCACCAAATCATCAATCATGACTCCAATGTAACCATCACTGCGCTTCAAGATCAACTCCGGCTTACCTTGGATTTTCAAGGCCGCATTAATCCCAGCAATAATCCCTTGACCTGCAGCTTCTTCGTAACCAGAAGTCCCATTGGTCTGACCTGCTGTAAAGAGTCCTGAAATTTTCTTGGTTTCTAAGGTTGCCCGCAACTGGTGGGGCATAATCATATCGTACTCAATGGCATAGCCTGTCCGCATCATCTCAGCATTTTCTAAACCTTTGATAGAGTGAACCAAGTCCTTTTGTACATCTTCTGGCAGACTGGTTGACAGCCCCTGCACATAAACTTCTTCCGTATCACGTCCCTCAGGCTCTAAGAAAAGCTGGTGTCGTTCTTTATCCGCAAAACGGACGATCTTATCCTCGATAGACGGGCAATAGCGTGGCCCCACTCCCTTAACGATACCTGAAAACATAGGAGCCCGGTGCAGGTTATTTTGGATAATTTCGTGACTTTCTGCATTGGTATAAGTCAACCAGCAAGGAACTTGATCTTTCACATAGTCCTCATCACGAGAAGTGTAAGAGAAATGATTGGCCTTTTCATCACCTGGCTGAATCTCGGTCACATCATAATTGATAGATGATGCCTTAACACGCGGAGGCGTTCCAGTTTTAAAACGACCAATTTCAAAACCTAGATCACGCAGGTTATCTGCTAAAGGAATGGCTGCCAGACTGTGATTAGGACCAGATGAATACTTGAGATCACCAATGATAATTTCTCCCCGCAAGGCTGTTCCGGTCGTAACAATGACGGCTTTAGCCGCATACTCCTGATGGGTCGCTGTCTTAACCCCAATGACCTTACCATCTTCTACCAAGATTTCATTAATCATGGTTTGCCGCAAGGTCAGATTTTCTTGATTTTCGACAGTCTTCCGCATTTCTTTGGAGTAAAGCTCTTTATCTGCCTGCGCCCGAAGAGCCCGAACAGCGGGTCCTTTACCAGTATTGAGCATTTTCATCTGAATATAGCTCTTGTCAATATTCTTGGCCATCTCTCCGCCCAAAGCATCTACTTCACGAACGACAATGCCTTTCGCAGATCCTCCTATAGAGGGATTGCAGGGCATAAAAGCCAGCATCTCAATATTGATGGTTGCCAAAAGAACCTTACAACCCATTCGACTAGCAGCAAGCGATGCCTCAACCCCAGCATGCCCTGCTCCAATCACGATAATATCATAACTTTCAGTAAAATTGTATGTCATTTTCTTTTTTCCTCATTTTTTCACCAAAAAAGGCCAAGTCTCTAGAAGTGCAGGACAAAAAAGCCTGCAACATCCATGAGCTTTGACCATCATAGGTATTGCTTATCT encodes the following:
- the rplI gene encoding 50S ribosomal protein L9; the protein is MKVIFLADVKGKGKKGEIKEMPTGYAQNFLIKKNLAKEATAQAIGELRGKQKSEEKAHAELVAEAQAIKAKLAEEATLVEFTEKVGPDGRTFGSITSKKIAEELQKQFGIKIDKRHIKVDSPIRSIGLIDVPVKIYQDITGVIRLRVKEG
- the mnmG gene encoding tRNA uridine-5-carboxymethylaminomethyl(34) synthesis enzyme MnmG; the encoded protein is MTYNFTESYDIIVIGAGHAGVEASLAASRMGCKVLLATINIEMLAFMPCNPSIGGSAKGIVVREVDALGGEMAKNIDKSYIQMKMLNTGKGPAVRALRAQADKELYSKEMRKTVENQENLTLRQTMINEILVEDGKVIGVKTATHQEYAAKAVIVTTGTALRGEIIIGDLKYSSGPNHSLAAIPLADNLRDLGFEIGRFKTGTPPRVKASSINYDVTEIQPGDEKANHFSYTSRDEDYVKDQVPCWLTYTNAESHEIIQNNLHRAPMFSGIVKGVGPRYCPSIEDKIVRFADKERHQLFLEPEGRDTEEVYVQGLSTSLPEDVQKDLVHSIKGLENAEMMRTGYAIEYDMIMPHQLRATLETKKISGLFTAGQTNGTSGYEEAAGQGIIAGINAALKIQGKPELILKRSDGYIGVMIDDLVTKGTVEPYRLLTSRAEYRLILRHDNADMRLTEMGREIGLVDDERWARFEIKKNQFDNEMKRLESIKLKPVKETNAKVEALGFKPLTDAVTAKEFMRRPEVSYQDVVQFIGPAAEELDEKIIELIETEIKYEGYISKALDQVEKMKRMEEKRIPANIDWDDIDSIATEARQKFKKINPETIGQASRISGVNPADISILMVYLEGKSRSISKNQAK